The following coding sequences are from one SAR86 cluster bacterium window:
- a CDS encoding long-chain fatty acid--CoA ligase — protein sequence MTVKYYDWVEYQSNFRPEKIAIKEISNGKELSYKTLNNRSKALAGWLQKNGIEKGDRVAILSHNCAEVFELEFACGKIGGIELPLNWRLTKPELEYILNDSSPKVLIYSIEFKEIAEALLKDCDIKNSLEIEENNFSSSYESAISEGNDFTSVESTHDDLIMLMYTSGTTGHPKGAMITHRMQFFNIVNLASTARITDKAVQLVSLPLFHTGGMNCYANPVLHNGGQIILTKEFDPGKALEIINDPDYGVTHLFAVPAPYQFMMLHPDFDNTDFSRIQSAGVGGAPCAEVILKTWQDKGVEFSQGWGMTETSPAAISLSGDDAARKIGSAGKPLLHTAVKIVDEKGEEVEKGEVGEILIKGPNITPGYWNNEEATKKSFIDGWLKTGDAAQMDDEGFIYIVDRQKDMYISGGENVYPAEVENVIYQIPQIAEAAIIGVPDEKWGEVGFAFIVVKKDESLSEEEIIDHCLKNLAKFKIPKGVEFIDALPRNATGKVLKRTLREEKLGASAPAIS from the coding sequence AATTAAAGAAATTTCTAATGGTAAAGAATTATCTTATAAAACATTAAATAACAGATCAAAAGCTCTTGCTGGATGGCTTCAGAAAAATGGAATAGAAAAAGGAGATAGAGTGGCAATTTTATCCCATAATTGTGCTGAAGTATTTGAATTAGAATTTGCTTGCGGGAAAATTGGGGGTATCGAACTGCCATTAAACTGGAGACTAACTAAGCCTGAATTAGAATATATTCTTAATGATAGTTCTCCAAAAGTACTCATTTATTCAATTGAATTTAAAGAGATAGCTGAAGCTCTCTTAAAAGATTGTGATATTAAAAATTCTTTAGAAATAGAAGAGAATAATTTTAGTAGTAGTTATGAATCTGCAATTTCTGAAGGCAATGATTTCACTTCTGTTGAATCTACTCATGACGATTTAATAATGTTGATGTATACCTCTGGAACTACTGGACATCCTAAAGGTGCAATGATCACTCATAGAATGCAGTTTTTTAATATTGTAAATTTGGCTTCAACTGCAAGGATTACTGATAAAGCAGTTCAATTAGTATCATTGCCTTTATTTCATACTGGCGGAATGAATTGTTACGCGAATCCTGTATTACATAACGGAGGCCAAATTATTTTAACCAAAGAATTTGATCCAGGAAAAGCCTTAGAAATTATCAACGATCCGGATTACGGAGTTACTCATTTATTCGCTGTGCCGGCGCCCTATCAATTTATGATGCTGCATCCAGATTTTGATAATACTGATTTTTCAAGAATTCAAAGTGCTGGTGTTGGAGGCGCACCATGTGCTGAAGTAATACTTAAAACTTGGCAAGACAAAGGTGTAGAGTTTTCTCAAGGCTGGGGAATGACTGAAACAAGTCCAGCGGCAATAAGTTTATCTGGAGATGATGCAGCTAGAAAAATAGGATCTGCTGGAAAACCCCTACTACACACTGCAGTAAAAATAGTAGATGAAAAAGGAGAAGAAGTTGAAAAAGGAGAAGTTGGGGAAATTCTCATAAAAGGACCAAACATTACCCCAGGCTATTGGAATAACGAGGAAGCTACTAAAAAATCTTTTATAGATGGATGGTTGAAAACTGGCGATGCCGCTCAAATGGATGACGAAGGATTTATATACATTGTAGATCGACAAAAAGATATGTATATCTCTGGAGGAGAAAATGTCTACCCTGCTGAGGTTGAAAATGTAATTTATCAAATACCTCAAATAGCAGAAGCAGCAATTATTGGTGTTCCTGATGAGAAATGGGGTGAAGTCGGGTTTGCTTTCATAGTTGTAAAGAAAGATGAAAGTTTATCGGAAGAAGAGATAATTGATCATTGTCTTAAAAACCTAGCAAAATTTAAAATTCCAAAAGGCGTAGAGTTTATTGACGCACTTCCTAGAA